One part of the Marinobacter sp. M3C genome encodes these proteins:
- a CDS encoding FlgD immunoglobulin-like domain containing protein → MIFSRITQRLLIIALCAAVPGLVLPAPLEALPAASQSFNPSAGDVKTIRFSLEQPGKVQLTLYSGDGNAVRVLETIVAKAGNHALRWDGKDESGVVVPDEAYTPVFQCVCGGELITVDSRGTSGGYPVAVSNVQIDPSGAVSYQLAKPSRVLVRVGIKGGALVRSIATWVPKTEGRQRQPWDGLDHAGQNLLSHPKLTLLVRAIALPDHTIQTVGNNNVSYRTYREQNDWALPTADFSQVKLERNGERIARESQIPISLLRNPETQLSFETNETQNGIAVVRGPVTFRVDMSPSNKWVMQQSLYEVAFFVDYQFVSEEETGYTPLSWRWSADVDPGFHTMTVNISGLWGQVGVETVQFLVKE, encoded by the coding sequence ATGATCTTCTCTCGAATCACTCAACGCCTTTTGATTATAGCACTCTGCGCCGCTGTACCGGGTTTGGTATTACCCGCACCGTTGGAAGCTCTGCCAGCGGCAAGCCAGAGTTTCAATCCCTCTGCGGGCGACGTCAAAACAATTCGCTTTTCGCTGGAACAGCCGGGCAAGGTGCAATTGACCCTTTACTCGGGCGACGGCAATGCCGTTAGAGTGTTGGAGACAATCGTAGCGAAGGCCGGCAACCATGCGCTGCGCTGGGATGGCAAAGACGAGTCGGGGGTAGTCGTCCCTGATGAAGCGTATACCCCGGTCTTTCAGTGCGTCTGTGGCGGAGAGCTAATAACCGTCGACTCCAGGGGGACTTCGGGTGGGTATCCGGTCGCAGTTTCGAATGTGCAGATCGACCCGTCAGGCGCCGTCAGCTATCAGTTGGCTAAGCCCTCTCGGGTATTGGTTCGCGTCGGCATCAAAGGTGGCGCTTTGGTGCGCTCTATAGCGACCTGGGTACCCAAAACCGAGGGGCGGCAGCGCCAGCCCTGGGACGGTCTCGACCACGCCGGCCAAAATCTTCTGTCCCACCCAAAATTGACGCTTCTCGTGCGCGCTATTGCACTGCCTGATCACACGATTCAGACGGTTGGCAATAACAACGTTTCATACCGAACTTACCGTGAGCAGAACGATTGGGCGCTTCCGACCGCTGATTTCAGCCAGGTCAAACTCGAAAGAAATGGTGAGCGGATCGCTCGCGAGTCCCAGATTCCGATCAGCTTGCTGCGCAACCCGGAGACACAGCTCAGTTTTGAGACCAATGAAACCCAAAACGGTATTGCGGTTGTTCGAGGCCCGGTCACCTTTCGAGTCGATATGTCGCCGAGCAACAAATGGGTGATGCAGCAGAGCCTGTATGAAGTTGCGTTCTTTGTCGACTATCAGTTCGTGTCAGAGGAAGAAACCGGATACACGCCCCTGAGTTGGCGCTGGTCCGCAGACGTGGATCCGGGGTTCCACACGATGACCGTCAATATATCGGGCCTCTGGGGTCAGGTTGGCGTGGAAACCGTTCAGTTCCTGGTCAAGGAATAA
- a CDS encoding rhodanese-like domain-containing protein → MKRIIYEMEVAFWQTDTAVQTDLVEHGFRRLQEVNGRTSVSAQCYLRFFDSVEQTLNAHDSGELFPLDALLSRCESSRAVTTASKADAHTPSDVREVDLEAVLSAIDRGKRVVFVDVREPSEFHEQHIPGALNIPIRDLNETTLSQIGPADYVVSYCVKDFRGYEMAKLLARAGAQNSVIMNPYGLKGWMSSGLPVAGQRALARDEASRQLTDCAATGHCLKR, encoded by the coding sequence ATGAAGCGCATTATCTATGAGATGGAGGTGGCGTTTTGGCAAACCGACACCGCCGTGCAAACCGATTTGGTCGAGCATGGCTTTCGACGTCTACAGGAAGTGAACGGGCGGACGAGCGTCTCTGCGCAGTGTTATCTCCGGTTCTTCGATAGCGTTGAGCAGACTCTGAATGCTCATGATTCGGGGGAGTTGTTTCCACTTGATGCTCTGCTGAGTCGTTGCGAGTCCTCCAGAGCCGTCACCACCGCTTCGAAAGCGGATGCTCATACACCAAGTGACGTTCGTGAGGTGGATCTCGAAGCGGTTCTATCAGCCATTGACCGAGGCAAGCGCGTGGTTTTCGTCGATGTGCGCGAGCCGAGTGAATTCCATGAGCAGCATATACCGGGCGCCCTGAATATTCCTATTCGCGATCTAAATGAAACCACGCTGAGTCAGATCGGTCCGGCGGATTATGTGGTCAGTTACTGCGTCAAGGACTTCAGAGGCTATGAAATGGCCAAATTGCTTGCCCGGGCTGGAGCTCAAAACTCCGTGATCATGAATCCTTACGGCCTCAAGGGCTGGATGAGCTCGGGCTTACCGGTGGCTGGCCAGAGAGCATTGGCTCGGGACGAGGCCAGTCGACAACTTACAGACTGTGCAGCAACCGGACACTGTTTGAAGAGGTAA
- the gorA gene encoding glutathione-disulfide reductase: MTGDLVSNSADYDLIVIGAGSGGVRFARMSAQRGARVAVVESRYLGGTCVNVGCVPKKLFVYGAHVHDELEDAAGYGWQVPLADVKFNWPTLLANKNTEIERLNGIYGRLLENAGVTVINGSARLSGPNTVVVDDKSYSAKHITVATGSWPVVPDIPGKEHLLTSNEMFFLPELPQHAVVWGGGYIAVEFAGILAGLGVKTTLLYRGDLFLRGFDDDIRTFTAQEMAKKGVDLQFNVTIESVAGVNGDYSVLLSNGETLKTGLVMAATGRRALVDGLGLAELGVAMNNSGHVVVNDYFQTEVPSITALGDVIGTPQLTPVALAQAMVLSRRLFGDGEGEMDYAAIPTAVFCQPNIGTVGLTEQEARLAGHSLRVYRSEFRPMKYILSGRDERCMMKLVVDKRTDKVLGAHMVGPDSGEITQGLAVAIKAGATKAQFDATMGIHPTSAEEFVTMREPVLVDPD, encoded by the coding sequence ATGACGGGAGACCTTGTGTCTAACTCAGCAGATTACGACTTGATTGTGATAGGCGCCGGCTCTGGTGGCGTTCGATTCGCCCGCATGTCCGCCCAGCGCGGTGCGCGGGTAGCGGTGGTGGAATCGCGTTACCTGGGTGGCACCTGCGTGAATGTGGGTTGCGTGCCAAAAAAACTGTTTGTTTATGGTGCCCACGTTCACGATGAACTGGAAGACGCCGCCGGCTACGGCTGGCAGGTGCCTCTTGCCGACGTAAAATTCAACTGGCCCACATTGCTCGCAAATAAAAACACCGAGATCGAGCGCCTGAACGGCATTTACGGACGCCTGTTAGAAAATGCTGGCGTAACCGTTATTAATGGCAGTGCCCGCTTGAGCGGTCCAAATACCGTGGTGGTAGACGACAAAAGCTACAGCGCCAAACACATTACCGTTGCCACTGGGAGTTGGCCCGTGGTGCCTGACATTCCCGGCAAAGAGCACCTGCTGACGTCCAACGAAATGTTTTTCTTGCCGGAACTTCCACAGCATGCAGTCGTTTGGGGCGGTGGTTACATAGCCGTGGAGTTTGCCGGTATTCTGGCTGGCCTTGGCGTTAAAACCACACTGCTGTACCGCGGCGATCTGTTTCTTCGTGGCTTTGATGACGATATCCGCACATTTACAGCCCAAGAGATGGCGAAGAAGGGCGTAGATTTGCAGTTTAACGTCACCATCGAATCGGTAGCCGGCGTAAACGGCGATTATTCAGTGCTATTGAGCAATGGAGAAACACTTAAAACCGGGCTCGTTATGGCAGCGACCGGACGCCGCGCACTGGTTGACGGCCTTGGGCTGGCTGAGCTTGGCGTGGCGATGAATAACTCAGGCCATGTGGTGGTAAACGACTATTTTCAGACGGAAGTGCCCTCAATCACCGCGCTGGGTGACGTGATTGGCACCCCCCAGCTGACCCCGGTCGCTTTGGCCCAGGCGATGGTGCTGTCACGCAGATTGTTTGGCGACGGTGAAGGCGAAATGGACTATGCGGCGATTCCTACCGCGGTTTTCTGCCAACCGAACATCGGCACCGTTGGTTTGACTGAACAGGAAGCGCGCTTGGCCGGGCATAGCCTGCGAGTTTACCGCTCGGAATTCAGACCCATGAAGTACATCTTAAGTGGGCGAGATGAGCGCTGCATGATGAAACTGGTGGTCGATAAACGCACAGACAAAGTGCTGGGCGCTCACATGGTGGGACCAGACTCCGGTGAAATCACCCAGGGCCTGGCTGTTGCGATCAAGGCCGGGGCCACCAAAGCGCAATTTGACGCAACGATGGGCATTCACCCAACGTCAGCGGAAGAGTTTGTAACCATGCGTGAGCCGGTGCTGGTCGATCCTGACTGA
- a CDS encoding type II secretion system protein GspM, protein MLEKLKNQAGVRKLQVQYLQLPPRDQKALRWLVVAVLAGFLYFALWLPATHYHDRAQASRDNAAQLLVWMNGNAASISTLAGASRIDADADTAIEKPTDSRALMALVTRSARESGLVLQRFEPSGDSSVRIWMDNVPFSDVAAWLETLSVENGVLIDQAALEKTAEGGKVTARLTLGL, encoded by the coding sequence ATGCTGGAAAAATTGAAAAACCAGGCCGGTGTTCGCAAACTTCAGGTGCAGTATCTGCAACTTCCCCCTCGCGACCAGAAAGCCCTGCGATGGCTAGTGGTTGCCGTACTGGCGGGTTTTTTGTACTTCGCACTGTGGCTGCCCGCTACCCATTATCACGATCGCGCGCAGGCATCTCGTGATAACGCCGCCCAGCTACTCGTCTGGATGAACGGCAACGCTGCCAGTATAAGCACGCTAGCGGGAGCGAGCCGTATTGATGCTGACGCAGACACCGCTATCGAAAAACCAACAGATAGCCGCGCGTTGATGGCCCTGGTCACCCGTTCGGCACGGGAGTCCGGGCTGGTGTTGCAGCGCTTTGAGCCTAGTGGTGATAGCTCTGTTCGTATATGGATGGATAACGTACCCTTTTCCGATGTGGCCGCCTGGCTGGAAACCCTGAGTGTCGAAAATGGTGTTTTAATAGATCAGGCGGCGCTGGAAAAGACCGCCGAAGGGGGCAAGGTAACAGCCCGTTTGACACTTGGCCTCTAA